Genomic segment of Coffea arabica cultivar ET-39 chromosome 1e, Coffea Arabica ET-39 HiFi, whole genome shotgun sequence:
GTAAACAGCTCAGAGTTCTAAAAAGAGCCAAGATACAGATTATTATGAAGACGTATGAATGCTTGATCCAAATGGATGGGACAAACACACATAGCTTGAATCACATATATAATCAACAATAGTTTTAAACTTCACCTAGCTCAGATAAAAGGATTTACTTACAATTTCTGAGTTTCTGCAGCAAATTTTGCAACTTCAGAAAGTAGGTAGAACCCACCTTATCTAATTCAAaaagttcaagttcaaatttcCTTTTAAGTAGTTTAAGTTCAATTAGAGTGACTGAATGACATATTGCGCTGCCAAGAGCAAGAAGCAGTAATTTAGTCCTTACCCTGTCACAAATTTCACATAGAGAACCCTGTCACAAATTTCACATAGAGACAATGGCTTGATATGGACAGATAATAATTCTTCTTGTGTTTTCAACAATGTATACCAATATGTCTGTGAGTATACCAATAACTATACCAATATGTCTTTCCCTTCCTTAATTACCAGCACCAGCCCTAACAATGTAAGTGGTCCTACATTCCAAATGTATCCAGGAAAACCTAACTCAATGTTATTTGCATGAACCCCGTTGACATTAAAATATAATAAGAAAGAGGTAAATAGCGATAAGCATGTGCCTAAAGCATCATTTTGATGAACGAAAAATGAACctataaaaaaaatgacatcTCAAGATATGTCTGTGGGTGTATGTTCGCATCAGTGTCGAGGGAGAGTGAGAAGGAGGAGACAAAGTGTATCATGTTACTGACTATTAATAGCTGCTGCATCATCGAGCCTCTTATTTGATGTATCATGAGGATCTAGCCTGATCCTTCGCTTTTTCTTCTTAGGCTTTTCATCCATTACTTCTGAATCATCAGTGATATTTTTCTTGTACTGCACTTTCTTCTTGGAAGGTCTTTCAGGAGAGCCGACAGCATGTTTGCCATGGTTCTGCTCCATTTGCTTTGTTACGTCGGATTTGCTTTTAGCAATTTTCTTCAGCTTATCATTCCTAAATCCTTCAACTTCAACATCTTTCAGTTTATCTACAGCCTTTACCTTGGCTATTGACGTTTTCTTGCCCGCCAACTCACTTTCCCTGGATTTTCCTCTTCCAGCCAATGAACCTTTTCTACTCAAATCTCCAAACCCAGAGGAGTTTCCTTTTGTTGTCCGCTTTTCTTCATGATAATGATCATTAAGCTTATTCTTCACGATTCTAGATGAAAACCTTCTTGCTGGGAATCCTACATTGTCATTGGACACTCTTTCCTCGTCTGGAGGCTGATCAGCAtaagttctttttctttttttatcagAATTAGATGGCTTAGAACAACTATTTCCCTTAGTCACGTATCCATTGCTTTCACCATTAATCTTTGATTTGAAACTTCTTTTTCCAAACACCCCTTGCTTTGTCACTTTACTCTGACTAGGATGAGAAGCACCTGTAGTTCTATTCCCTCCAGTTTGAACCTTTTTACTTCTGCCATTCCCTTTTGATTTAGAAGCTAATCTTCCATTACTAGCACCAGAACCCCCAAATGTTCGGTTTGCAGgtttgaaattcttctcttgCTTATTATTCTGCAGACTTCTGCCCAGAACCATTGTCGAGAAGTTCTACATACATACCCTCAAAACCCACAAAACCCCATTAAGAAATCCTCTCTAGGACACAATGTTAAGCCGCTACCTTGAAAGCCAACCTATATTAAACAAACAAACCATTAAATGCGCCATTGATGCTGGCACGTGAATTGTTTGATGGTTTGTCAGTGAGAGTGTGAATAAATAAAGTGCAGGGCAACGACAATTAGCATAAAGGCAGCTTCCTCCATAGGCACCATACAAACGTAACATACAGGCAGCAGGCAAGCACAGTATAACAATGTGAAAAAAGTTACCTGCGAGTATCTACAGAGTTTCTGGAAGGTTTGTTGAGTGCTTTTTCCGTTTTCAGTTTGCCGCTCTCTCGCGAGTTTGATTACTCAGCCCTTCACTCATCAGAGTTAATGAAACCACAAGGTAAGCGACGTCGTTGCTTAAGATGCGGCCGTTAAGTTAACTCCGAAACCCACTCCGCAAGTTTTATGTCGTGTCTGGACCCTAACTCGAGCCCAATCAAGAAGGTGGACCGAAACAGGACGCTTTCAGAAAAATGCTTAATAACCCAAGGCAAGCTGATAATTAAGCCCTTTTATTTTGTTCAAGCGAAATGACGCTCGTGTCCGAAGATTGGGGTACAATGAACgaatcaaatatcaaacccaACACTCCTTTGTTTAAggttatttgtttatttgagaATTATTAATGATACTTTCACTATCATTTGTATTatatgatttttatttattaaattacataataaaataaatggtaATAGTATCgttaataaaaattggagtgtgattaatatttttatatttttaaacttgatttatttatttattgagcCGAATTCACGAGCTTTTATTGAGTATAATTTAAATCGAGCTCTATTAGTTCAAATATTTATGACGTAAGTCTCAAATATTTTGTTACTAATTGAGTGAAGCATAGCCTAAGTTTGAAACTTTGTCAAACACAAAAATACCATTCACATTTAGTTTGTTTAGTGGGCGAACAAAACTCAAACAACTTCTAACTAAGTTGAACTCGTTCAAGTATTGACTTGTTTAATTCATCTTTCAATCCTATCTGTGAATGCATAAATGAGAGTAGACAATGTCAAAATTGATATTCTATTAAGTTACATATATTTGAGTTTTGTAGTTACACATCCTTAAATTTTGTAGTTTATTTGGAAATGCTTACATAATGCCCTCCCTGTGAAGGATCACATTCACAAGAAAACAAGATAAGGGAACCCAATCTAGTCCGGCTACGGTGAGAAGGAAAAAACAGTAGAACATATGCTACTTCAATGCAGCAAAGTTAGGGAAATATGGAAGACGTCTCCAATACAATGGGATGGCATAAACAACTTCACAGAATACTTTCACAAATGGTGGACAGCAGTCATGGAAGCTCAAGAATCTAGAGCAGTGGCTGACCAGATACCATTGACAATCAATGTACTATGGCAAATTTGAAAAGCCAGGAATGAGAGGGAGTTCAAGTTGTTCAACCACAAAGAAAAAGAACCTCACAAAGTAATTGGGAAGGCACGAGTGGGATGGATGGAGTTCGACGAAGCCAATAGGAAAATTGATCATAGGGGGAGCACTCAAGAAACACCGGCACATAACAGGACAACCTTAATGATGAGGTCGATGGTCTAACTCTGTAAGTTGAGTGAGTCAAGGTTCCGTTTGATCCAATGACATGTACACGAGCTAAAAAGTTAAATGAATCTTTGCAAGCGTTAGTCAAGGTCGTCCAAGAGCGTGTCGGTGTGCCCAAAGCAATTGAAGATTTGGACAATGCAAAGATCGTTAATGTGATCCGCCACACTTAAGGAACAAGCAGGAATAAGGAAGATTGTTCATCAAAATACATACGCACAGAACAAGAAGCAACCGGAAGTTGGCATTGGGATCTTGGCAAGGAATCAATCAGATCAACTGCAGGCTACTTGGgcaataaaagaaaggaaaactggAGACTCGGTGCAATACCAAGCAGAAGCAGTCAAGATGGCCATAATCAAAGCTGCAAACCAAAGATGGACAAATATCTGAATAGAGTTGGAAAGCAAGAAGCTGATAAGTTACATTCAAA
This window contains:
- the LOC113712041 gene encoding uncharacterized protein — translated: MVLGRSLQNNKQEKNFKPANRTFGGSGASNGRLASKSKGNGRSKKVQTGGNRTTGASHPSQSKVTKQGVFGKRSFKSKINGESNGYVTKGNSCSKPSNSDKKRKRTYADQPPDEERVSNDNVGFPARRFSSRIVKNKLNDHYHEEKRTTKGNSSGFGDLSRKGSLAGRGKSRESELAGKKTSIAKVKAVDKLKDVEVEGFRNDKLKKIAKSKSDVTKQMEQNHGKHAVGSPERPSKKKVQYKKNITDDSEVMDEKPKKKKRRIRLDPHDTSNKRLDDAAAINNQVKKKKEDDSKTCVLELSRNAQFRAIIPSPSILSFVEDNLLGRRREIEFRRAGYNTELSAPLDNIPYSSSSERERIEETVFRNKLTFYAAAKISSSFPPELPEIAFAGRSNVGKSSLLNALTRQWGVVRTSDKPGLTQTINFFKLGPKLSLVDLPGYGFAYAKEDVKEAWEELVKEYVSTRVGLKRVCLLVDTKWGMKPRDHELIDLMERSQTKYQIVLTKTDMVFPIDVARRSMQIEENLKEKKSAVQPVMMVSSKSGAGIRSLRTVLAKIARIVKP